The sequence GTCTCCGCGGTAGAGGACTATCAGCCTTCCTCCGGATGGTATGACGGGCGTATTGGAGAGGAGATTTTCCATATCGGGAAAGAGGTCTTTCGATTTTTTGATCACCCTGGTGATCATATGGGTGGAAACCCCCTCTTCCCGAAGCTTCAGAATGGTCTTTATGCCGACCAGATCCTGAAATGAATATAGGGTTTGTTTCCCTGTACCGTTTCCCGTCGCTTTAAGGAGGTTCTTTCTCCAGTAGTAGAGCTGCTGACGGGTGATATTAAAAAGCTCCATCACAAAATTGGCGGGATAAGACCGTTCCTTAATATTTATTGGATTCTTATCGTCATCTCTCTTCACTGATAACCTCCTCCATTTCTATTACTCGATAAAATAATCTATTTTGAAGCTCAAGTCAAGTAAAAATTTAAATCTATTATTTTAGACTTTTTTCACAAGGGATTTGTGCCTAATCGAGATTTCAATGAGCCGTGTCCCAAAATCGGCATCCATTCATACAAAAACGACGGCTGTTAAGGGTGCCTACCGTTCTTTTGTGGGCGGCGTGGAGTGAACGAGAAACACCCCCCTTTCAAGGAAATTTTTTGTGTTTTCTATGACGTCCTTGTAGTAACAGATGAAGGTGTGCTGATGGTTCAGGAGGATGAAATCGTTTGAACCTTTCAGGTACGTGCTCCAGACGCTAACCGTCCCGTCGTCGTCGCCGGGAATTTTCTTTGAGTATCCCTCGTTATCCCCCTTTCCTCCGGATATTATGCCGAACTGGATATTCGGGGTGCCGCCGCACAGCTCAGTCAGGAAGTCCTCCCCCCTTGCCATCTCCAGCCCGCTCGGCCCGAGAAACTTATCGGAGAGGGGAAACTCGCTGAAGAACTCGGCTTTTATCGCCCCCCGGTTGGGCGGGGCTATCATGACCATCCTGACGGTATGGGCAGGCCGATATTTGTTGAGGTAGCAGCGAGTAACAAGTCCCCCCATGCTGTAGGTGACGAAGTAGATCTCATAGTCACCCTTTATCTTTTCCGTCTCTAAAACAATCGTGTTGTTTAAGAAATCCGCGTTCTCTTCAAGGCTCTTTTCCAGGCTGGGATAGGTCTCGTTGATGACGTAATATCCCTGAAGCGTAAGCTCTCTTTCGAGGAAGTGCATCGAGTGCTTTGTCCTCATAAAGCCGTGCACCAGTACAACGACCTTCGTGGCGTCCTTGTCGGGGATTTTTGCCGCCGGAGAGCCGGGGATTACAAAAGTTATTGATGCAGCGATAAAGAGCGTTATTGGAAGTCGGGTTTTCACTTTTTATCGAAAGATAATGTAAGTTCCATAAAAGTATTCGCTTAACGACTCTATATTCTAAAGCTTTTTCTTCGTTCTGTCAAATTTTCTTGAAATAAAGGGTGGTAGATGTTAGATTGTTTCCATAGATAATTATAATTACTTTCATTTAGGGGGATTTGAATTGTCCTTTCCACGCACGAGAATGAGACGTCTGAGGATGAAAGAGGGGATCAGGGACATGGTGGCGGAGACCAGGCTCGATGTCAAGGATCTCATCTATCCGATGTTCGTGGTTCACGGAAAGGAGGTGAAGGACGAGATTCCCTCCATGCCCGGGTGCTTTCACTTCTCCCTCGACCGACTCGTCGAGGAGGCAGGAAGGATTTACAAGTTGGGCATTCCCGCCGTGATCCTCTTCGGCATCCCGAAGGTGAAGGACGAGGCGGGAAGCGAGGGCTATGATAAGGACGGGATAGTTCAACGTTCCATAAAGGCCTTGAAAGACAGTCTCCCGGAGCTCTTGGTCATAACCGACGTGTGTCTCTGTGATTACACGAGCCACGGTCACTGCGGGATAGTGGCCGACGGCGAGATAAAAAACGACCCGACCCTCGACCTTTTGGTGAAGATAGCCGTCTCCCACGCGAGGGCGGGATCGGACATGGTGGCCCCGTCCGATATGATGGACGGAAGGGTGGGGGCGATAAGGGAGGGTCTGGAAAGGGAGGGGTTTATAAACACCCCCATTATGTCGTACGCCGCAAAGTACGCCTCAAGTCTCTATAATCCGTTCAGGGATGCGGTGGATTCCGCCCCGTCCTTCGGCGACAGGCGCTCTCATCAGATGCAGGTCCCTAACGCCAGGGAGGCGATGAGGGAGATAGAGTTGGATATCGAGGAGGGGGCCGATATCGTAATGGTAAAGCCGGCCATCGCGTATCTCGACATCATCTTCAGGGTCAAGGAGCGCTTCGACCTTCCGGTCGCCGCCTATAACGTCAGCGGGGAGTACTCGATGGTAAAGGCCGCCGCAAAGGAGGGCTGGATCGACGGGGAGAGGGTCATGATGGAGATGCTGACCTGCATCAAGAGGGCTGGGGCCGATATGATTTTGACCTATTTCGCCCCCGAGGCGGCGAGGCTCCTCGCGGATATTTAGAGGGAGGGGGGGCACGGCGCTGCAATTTGTGTCTTGTGGGTGTTGGAAACCTTCTATTTAATGAAGGATATGCGATAGTGTGGGGAGGTTGGGGTGATTTTTCTCTCGGGGGGCCGCCGTTTTTGTCATTGATTTTCCCCTTTAGCAATTTGATATGTTGTTGTAGAATTGGAGAGATCCAAGACTTTTTCGACATCCATTTTTTTAAGAAGCCCAGATTTGAAAAATCGTGATAAAATCGAGTCGGGACTGAGGCTGGTTGCCTGGGAGATTACCCGCTCCTGCAACCTCGCCTGCGATCACTGCAGGGCCTCCTCGGAGATGGGGCCCTACCCTGGGGAGCTTACGACCGAGGAGTCGTTGAGGCTCATAGAGGATATCGCCGCCTTCTCAAGCCCGATTGTGATCCTGACCGGGGGCGAGCCTTTGATGAGGAAAGATGTCTCCGAGATCGCAAGGGCGGGGACGGAGCTGGGCCTGAGGATGGTCCTTGCCACCAACGGGACACTCCTGACAAGGGAGAGGGCGAGGGAGCTTTTAGGTGCCGGGATCAAGAGGGTGTCGATCAGCATAGACGGCAAAGACGCAAAGTCCCACGACGACTTGAGGGGAGTCCCCGGGGCCTTTGCCGGAGCGGTCTTCGGTGTCGAGAGCGCAAAGGCGGAAGGTCTCCCGTTTCAAATAAATACCACCATCACAAAAAGAAACATGGGCGAGCTTTCCGAGATAGAGGATCTGGTCCGTCGCCTCGGGGCCGTCGCCCACCACCTTTTTCTCCTCGTTCCCACGGGGAGGGGGAGGGATATGGCCGAAGACTCCCTTGACGGCGAGGAGTACGAGCGAATATTGAAAGACATCTGCCGGTATGAGAGGGAGGCCCCCCACGAGGTCAAGGTCACCTGTGCCCCCCAGTACATGCGGATAAAGAGGGAGACGGCCGCAATCGACGGCGTAGACATAGATTCAAAGGGGAGGGGAGACAAACCCGCTCACGGTCACCCCGGCGGCTCGGGGGATCTCTCCGCCTCCACGAGGGGGTGTCTCGGCGGGATATCTTTCCTCTTCATCTCCCACGGCGGCGATACCCAGCCCTGCGGCTACCTCGAGGTCTCTGGAGGGAGCGTCAGGGAGAGGCCGATACGGGAGATATGGGAAAAATCGGAGCTCTTTTTGCGCCTCAGGGACTATTCCCTGCTGACAGGAAAGTGCGGCAGGTGCGAATACGTCGATGTCTGCGGCGGATGCAGGGCGAGGGCCTACTACCATCACGGAGATTACCTCGCCCCTGAGCCGCTGTGTCCGTACGTCCCGGCAAAGCTCAAGAAGGGGAGATAAAAAAGCGCGTCCGGTCGAGTCATAAATGGGCAAATTATACACTATATGTGGTATTTTAAGAGAATATAATAACTATATATCCACTTTTCCCTTTACATGGTCGCCAAAATATGATACTAAATAGCTGAAATTTCTGCCGATGAAAATTCGATGAAAATAAAGAAATTAGAAATCCTTGGCTTCAAGTCCTTCATCGACAAGTCGACCCTGACGTTTCCCAGGGGGATAACCGCCGTGGTGGGGCCGAACGGCTCCGGTAAGTCAAACATCGTTGACGCCATAAAGTGGGCCCTGGGGGAACAGAGCGTCAAGTCCCTCAGGGGAAAGGCGATGGAGGATGTAATCTTTAACGGCTCCGGGGACAAAAAGCCCCTGGGAATGGCCGAGGTCACCCTTACGTTCACCCACGCCGACGGAATTGTCCCCCCGAATTTTTCCACCTATCACGAGATAACGGTCAGGAGAAGGATCTACCGCTCCGGGGAGAGCGAGTATTTCCTGAACAAGGCGCCGTGCCGTTTGAAGGATATCAACGGCCTCTTTATGGGAACCGGCGTTGGCGCAAAGACCTACTCGATAATCGCCCAGGGGCAGATAGGGAGTATAATCTCCGCCCGTCCCGAAGAAAGGAGGGTTTTCGTCGAGGAGGCGGCGGGGATCACCAAATACAAGGCCAAGAAGATAGAGGCGATACGGAAGATCGAGTCGACGAGGAACAACCTCTTGAGGATCGGCGACATAATCGGGGAGGTCAAGCGGCAGATGGACTCCCTGGCCCAGCAGGCGAAGAGGGCGGAGGATTATAAGGAGTTGAAGGAGAATCTCAAGAAATCCGAGTTGATGGACGCCGCAAAGGGCTATTTGCGCCTTACCGAAGAGATAGAAGCCGAGCAGAAGAGGCTCAAGGGGAAGGAGGAGGAGGAAGCCGTGGCCGAGGCCAGGCTTTTGGTTGTCGAGGGGAAAATAGAGGAGATGAAGACCTCATCGATGGAGGTGGAAGAGCAGTTTTCCCAGATACAGAGGAGTTTCTTCTCCAACGAGGCCGAGATAAAGACGGTGGAGGAATCGATCAGGCATTTGAAGGACAGGATCGAGTCGACGAGGAGGAGAAACGAGTCATTGGACGGCGAGAGGGGCGAGCTTGAAGGCTTCATTACGGAGACGTCGGGGCGGATCGAGGGACTCGAAGGCCGTATCCGGTCGTCCCGGGAAGAAGCCGAATCCTTGAGATCCAATCTAAACGAGATAGAGGGGAGGCTCTCAGATGTTACGGCCGTAGTCGACGATCTCGCGGCAAGGGGCGATGAGCTCCAGAAGCAAAGGCTTTTCGAGGCCTCCCGGATATCGGAGCTGAGAAACGGCATCGACTCGACCGGCAGATTGATAGCGAGATTCACCGGAATGATCGAGGAAAGGGCCGGGGAGCTCAATTCCCTGAAGGCCGAGATTACGAGGCTCAACGACCTTGTGGACGGGAGGTCTTCCGAGAGAGATCGTGTTGAGGCCGAGGTAAAGGATTGCTCCGGGAGGCTCTCCGATCTGGACCTGAAAATCGAGGGTCTTACGAAAAGGGAGTCGGAGGTCTTAAGGGAGAGGGAGGAGGCGGGGTCGAAGCTTGCCAGGGCGAATTCAAAACTTGCGATCCTGCTGGAGATGGAGAAGAACTATGAGGGACTTAGCGAGGGCGTAAAGGGGATAATGACCGGAAAGGGGGAGGGGGTAATTGGTATCTTCTCCGACTTCATAGAGACAGATGAAGGGCACGAAAAGGCGTTGGAGGGTTATCTTGGGGAGGCCGTCTCGGCGGTTGTTGTGAGGGGCCTCGAGGATGCCAGAAGGCAGATCGACCGTCTGAAGAGCGACGGTTCGGGAAGGGCTGTCTTCATCCCTATGGAAAATATAAACGGGAGGGGGGGCGGCGCGTCCCTCTCGGGTAACGGCGTCCTCGGAAGACTCAGGGAAAGCGTGAAGGTCAAGGGCGAGGGGGGGATGGGGAACATCCTCTCGTTTTTCGGCGACGCCCACCTCGTCGATACGCTGGAGAGCGCCCTGAGGGTATGGGAGGAGAAAAAGCCCGATTTCTCACTGGTCACGCTGGACGGCGAGCTTGTAACCCCGGAGGGGCTCATCTTTGGGGGGAGCAGGGAGGGCGGATTCAGCGTCTTTAAAAACAGGAGGGAGAGGGAGGGCCTTGAAAAAGATGTAATCGGGCTGGAGAGGGGACTAATAAATATCGAAGAAAACCTCAACACGACGAGGGACGAGCTCTCCTCGGCGAAGGCCGATTTCAAGAGGGAGGAAAAGGGGCTTTCTGATCTTAAAATGAAGTCGCAGACGCTAAAGACGGAGCTCGATGCGTCAATAAAGGACAGGACGCGGGTTGAAAAGGCAGTGACGGAGACGGAGGCGGCCGTCCGCAAGGAGTCGGATGAAATAGAGAGGCTCAAGTCGGAGAGGGAAGAGTCCGTCAAGGAGCTTGAAAGTGCCGGGAAGAGGGAGGATGGACTCAAGGCGGATGATGAGGCTTTGAGATCCGAGCTTCAGGAAAAAAGAAAGGTGATGAGGGAGGTCGAGGAGGAGGAGACAGAGGCTAAGCTCTCACTGAACAAGGCGATCGACTTAAAGGAGCACCTTTCCGAGTCGCTGGAGGAACTGAAAAGGCAGATCGAGCGCGCCGAGCGGGACAGGGACAACAAGGCGAGGGGCATATCGGACGGGGAGGCGGAGATAGAGGATTTCACCCGGAAGATCTCTGAAAGCGAGAGGGAGCTCTCCGAGAAGATTATGGCCTCAAAGGAGCTCGAAGACAAGCTGAGAGACGCAAGGGCGGAAGTGGACGGCGGGCTGTCGAGGGAAAAGGAGCTGGAAAATGAGCGGAAAAAAGCTCAAGGGGAGCTCGCTAAGGTAAGGGAGGGCCTTCAGCAAAAGAGGGATGAAATCAGGGAGCTCGCGTGGGAACTGGAGAGGCTGACGGCTAATACTAAAGAGAGGTACAACGAGGAGATCGGCGAGACCTACATGAACTATGTGTCTGAGAAAATAGACGATGTTGATCTCAAAGAAGAGATAGATAGGCTGAAAAAGAGGATAGACAAGTTCGGTGAGGTAAACCTGCTGGCGATTTCGGAGTACAACTCCCGAATGGAGAGATACGAGTTCCTTAAGAGTCAGGAGTCGGACCTACTGGATTC is a genomic window of Candidatus Zymogenus saltonus containing:
- a CDS encoding MerR family transcriptional regulator — protein: MKRDDDKNPINIKERSYPANFVMELFNITRQQLYYWRKNLLKATGNGTGKQTLYSFQDLVGIKTILKLREEGVSTHMITRVIKKSKDLFPDMENLLSNTPVIPSGGRLIVLYRGDAFDGATGQGVFISLLEVEKELEERIREKLRETA
- the hemB gene encoding porphobilinogen synthase; the encoded protein is MSFPRTRMRRLRMKEGIRDMVAETRLDVKDLIYPMFVVHGKEVKDEIPSMPGCFHFSLDRLVEEAGRIYKLGIPAVILFGIPKVKDEAGSEGYDKDGIVQRSIKALKDSLPELLVITDVCLCDYTSHGHCGIVADGEIKNDPTLDLLVKIAVSHARAGSDMVAPSDMMDGRVGAIREGLEREGFINTPIMSYAAKYASSLYNPFRDAVDSAPSFGDRRSHQMQVPNAREAMREIELDIEEGADIVMVKPAIAYLDIIFRVKERFDLPVAAYNVSGEYSMVKAAAKEGWIDGERVMMEMLTCIKRAGADMILTYFAPEAARLLADI
- a CDS encoding radical SAM protein — protein: MFLRSPDLKNRDKIESGLRLVAWEITRSCNLACDHCRASSEMGPYPGELTTEESLRLIEDIAAFSSPIVILTGGEPLMRKDVSEIARAGTELGLRMVLATNGTLLTRERARELLGAGIKRVSISIDGKDAKSHDDLRGVPGAFAGAVFGVESAKAEGLPFQINTTITKRNMGELSEIEDLVRRLGAVAHHLFLLVPTGRGRDMAEDSLDGEEYERILKDICRYEREAPHEVKVTCAPQYMRIKRETAAIDGVDIDSKGRGDKPAHGHPGGSGDLSASTRGCLGGISFLFISHGGDTQPCGYLEVSGGSVRERPIREIWEKSELFLRLRDYSLLTGKCGRCEYVDVCGGCRARAYYHHGDYLAPEPLCPYVPAKLKKGR
- the smc gene encoding chromosome segregation protein SMC, with product MKIKKLEILGFKSFIDKSTLTFPRGITAVVGPNGSGKSNIVDAIKWALGEQSVKSLRGKAMEDVIFNGSGDKKPLGMAEVTLTFTHADGIVPPNFSTYHEITVRRRIYRSGESEYFLNKAPCRLKDINGLFMGTGVGAKTYSIIAQGQIGSIISARPEERRVFVEEAAGITKYKAKKIEAIRKIESTRNNLLRIGDIIGEVKRQMDSLAQQAKRAEDYKELKENLKKSELMDAAKGYLRLTEEIEAEQKRLKGKEEEEAVAEARLLVVEGKIEEMKTSSMEVEEQFSQIQRSFFSNEAEIKTVEESIRHLKDRIESTRRRNESLDGERGELEGFITETSGRIEGLEGRIRSSREEAESLRSNLNEIEGRLSDVTAVVDDLAARGDELQKQRLFEASRISELRNGIDSTGRLIARFTGMIEERAGELNSLKAEITRLNDLVDGRSSERDRVEAEVKDCSGRLSDLDLKIEGLTKRESEVLREREEAGSKLARANSKLAILLEMEKNYEGLSEGVKGIMTGKGEGVIGIFSDFIETDEGHEKALEGYLGEAVSAVVVRGLEDARRQIDRLKSDGSGRAVFIPMENINGRGGGASLSGNGVLGRLRESVKVKGEGGMGNILSFFGDAHLVDTLESALRVWEEKKPDFSLVTLDGELVTPEGLIFGGSREGGFSVFKNRREREGLEKDVIGLERGLINIEENLNTTRDELSSAKADFKREEKGLSDLKMKSQTLKTELDASIKDRTRVEKAVTETEAAVRKESDEIERLKSEREESVKELESAGKREDGLKADDEALRSELQEKRKVMREVEEEETEAKLSLNKAIDLKEHLSESLEELKRQIERAERDRDNKARGISDGEAEIEDFTRKISESERELSEKIMASKELEDKLRDARAEVDGGLSREKELENERKKAQGELAKVREGLQQKRDEIRELAWELERLTANTKERYNEEIGETYMNYVSEKIDDVDLKEEIDRLKKRIDKFGEVNLLAISEYNSRMERYEFLKSQESDLLDSIDSLNKTIKKIDKKSRERFLNTFNEINEKFGEVFPRLVPGGKARIVLTDKDDPLESGVEIMAQPPDKRLSSITLLSGGEKALTAIALIFSIFLIKPTPFCMMDEVDAPLDDINIERFIDLLKEISLTSQVILITHNKKTMEMADTLYGITMEDPGVSKMVSVKLTDHEGLSVVS